A stretch of Coregonus clupeaformis isolate EN_2021a unplaced genomic scaffold, ASM2061545v1 scaf1679, whole genome shotgun sequence DNA encodes these proteins:
- the LOC123487380 gene encoding histone H2B has translation MPEPAKSAPKKGSKKAVTKTAGKGGKKRRKSRKESYAIYVYKVLKQVHPDTGISSKAMGIMNSFVNDIFERIAGESSRLAHYNKRSTITSREIQTAVRLLLPGELAKHAVSEGTKAVTKYTSSK, from the coding sequence ATGCCCGAGCCAGCAAAGTCAGCgcccaagaagggctccaagaaAGCCGTCACCAAGACCGCAGGGAAGGGCGGCAAGAAGCGCAGAAAGTCCAGGAAGGAGAGTTACGCCATCTACGTGTACAAAGTCCTGAAGCAGGTCCACCCCGACACCGGCATCTCCTCCAAGGCCATGGGAATCATGAACTCCTTCGTGAACGACATCTTCGAGCGTATCGCCGGAGAGTCCTCTCGCCTGGCCCACTACAACAAGCGTTCTACCATCACCTCCAGGGAGATCCAGACCGCGGTGCGCCTGCTGCTCCCCGGTGAACTTGCCAAACACGCCGTGTCCGAGGGCACCAAGGCCGTAACCAAGTACACCAGCTCCAAGTAA